Proteins encoded by one window of Aspergillus chevalieri M1 DNA, chromosome 6, nearly complete sequence:
- a CDS encoding uncharacterized protein (COG:S;~EggNog:ENOG410PY0R;~SECRETED:SignalP(1-19);~TransMembrane:1 (n2-12c19/20o166-189i)) codes for MLSVSLVLFFLFSSSAVLGADDYRTCYYPGGNKALGHMPCSDEEQTACCASDHICMANGLCIEAGSSQPYGFSRAACTDRNWGAGCPQVCISTSDNQNAGCAIIPFHANGDDSTYCCNAIVSNGSAAVCDNDRDPFKLASGTVIPGRAYLSNLTTKDSGNNNNRDVAIGAGVGVPLGVLFLTALGWALFERRKRYALLNSTAAAAPLPVQQPGAGGQTVMPQGMAAAAVAPVLAPAPATPLQELEAAKRARPQELEARW; via the exons ATGTTGTCGGTGTCGCTGGTGttgttcttcctcttctcttcttcagctGTTCTGGGTGCTGACGATTATCGGACCTGCTATTATCCCGGAGGAAACAAGGCCTTGGGTCATATGCCGTGTTCGGACGAGGAACAAACCGCATGTTGTGCCAGCGACCATATCTGTATGGCTAACGGTCTCTGCATAGAGGCCGGGAGTAGCCAACCATACGGGTTTTCGCGGGCGGCCTGTACGGATCGAAACTGGGGCGCTGGCTGTCCGCAAGTATGCATCAGCA CATCGGATAACCAAAACGCTGGATGCGCAATTATACCATTTCACGCCAACGGAGACGACAGCACGTACTGCTGCAACGCGATTGTGTCAAATGGAAGCGCTGCCGTCTGTGACAATGATCGAGATCCTTTCAAACTCGCAAGCGGTACGGTCATCCCAGGGCGCGCATATCTCTCGAACCTGACCACCAAGGATTCcggcaacaacaacaatcgAGACGTCGCCATCGGAGCTGGCGTGGGCGTGCCACTTGGCGTGCTGTTCCTCACAGCATTGGGATGGGCTCTTTTTGAACGGAGGAAGAGATACGCGCTGTTGAATTCCACTGCTGCGGCAGCCCCCCTTCCCGTACAACAGCCCGGAGCTGGCGGGCAGACCGTGATGCCTCAGGGGatggcagcggcagcagtaGCGCCAGTGCTAGCACCTGCACCAGCAACACCACTACAAGAGTTAGAAGCGGCAAAGCGAGCAAGACCACAGGAGTTGGAAGCACGATGGTGA